Proteins encoded together in one Rossellomorea sp. y25 window:
- a CDS encoding DEAD/DEAH box helicase has translation MNSFASLGLSKGLQKTLATTGINKPTLIQEKVIQALMEGKDVMAKAQTGTGKTFAYVLPILEKSKSNTHHVQSLIITPTRELAIQVTGEIRKLTRKNKGFSVLSVYGGKSHEEEIKELEKNVTIVVGTPGRLLDHQKRGNLDLSHLMFLVIDEADQLLQIGFLNKVEEILRKTPAQRQTMLFSATIPADIKKLGRKYMKTPQFIEVAEAEKSTSINQFAIFTVDRAKQDTVIQLIESFQPSKSIVFCRTKRRVTKLYQVLKSKGYKVAELHGDIPQEKREVVMEQFRNGDVPMLVATDVASRGLDIEGVTHVFNYDMPEKAETYIHRIGRTGRAGETGLAYTLYSSEERSLLDGIETELNCRIQKQNLGNTISLKTKTASKKKGEKRQGKRKSKELESRTRGKDKFKDKQMTSRKSSNSPEQKPSKHSEGTARETKPDLTGRRTGKKSSSKTYNQKNKR, from the coding sequence TTGAATTCGTTTGCAAGTCTGGGACTATCAAAAGGTCTTCAGAAAACCTTAGCTACTACCGGTATAAATAAACCGACACTCATACAAGAAAAAGTAATCCAGGCCCTCATGGAGGGAAAAGATGTCATGGCCAAGGCTCAAACCGGGACTGGTAAAACCTTTGCTTACGTTTTACCTATTTTGGAGAAAAGTAAATCAAACACCCATCACGTTCAGAGTTTAATTATTACACCTACACGTGAACTGGCTATTCAAGTAACAGGCGAAATAAGAAAGCTCACCAGAAAAAACAAAGGATTTAGCGTTCTCTCCGTTTATGGTGGTAAAAGTCATGAAGAGGAAATTAAGGAACTGGAAAAGAATGTAACTATTGTGGTTGGAACTCCAGGGCGGCTATTGGATCATCAGAAAAGAGGGAATCTCGATCTATCACATCTTATGTTTTTGGTCATTGACGAAGCTGATCAACTTCTGCAAATAGGTTTTCTAAATAAAGTTGAAGAAATTTTAAGGAAAACTCCGGCTCAACGTCAAACGATGTTATTTTCTGCGACGATCCCTGCTGACATCAAAAAATTGGGTCGCAAATATATGAAAACTCCACAATTTATCGAGGTGGCGGAGGCTGAAAAATCTACTTCCATTAATCAATTTGCCATTTTTACAGTGGATCGGGCCAAGCAAGACACAGTCATTCAATTAATAGAGTCATTTCAACCAAGTAAATCCATCGTTTTTTGCAGAACGAAACGACGGGTGACGAAATTATATCAAGTGCTGAAATCAAAAGGATATAAAGTGGCTGAACTTCATGGGGATATCCCACAAGAAAAGCGTGAAGTTGTAATGGAACAATTTAGGAACGGTGACGTACCAATGTTAGTTGCGACTGACGTTGCTTCCAGGGGATTGGATATTGAGGGAGTCACTCACGTATTTAATTATGACATGCCTGAGAAAGCCGAGACCTACATTCACCGAATTGGAAGAACCGGGAGAGCGGGTGAAACAGGCTTAGCTTATACACTTTATTCTTCTGAAGAAAGAAGCCTTCTGGACGGAATTGAAACAGAGCTGAATTGTCGCATTCAAAAGCAAAATCTAGGGAATACCATTTCTCTAAAAACAAAAACAGCCTCAAAGAAAAAAGGAGAAAAAAGACAAGGTAAAAGGAAAAGCAAGGAACTGGAATCCCGGACAAGAGGGAAGGACAAGTTCAAAGATAAACAAATGACGAGCAGAAAGTCCTCTAACTCACCAGAACAAAAACCTTCAAAACATTCAGAGGGGACAGCAAGAGAAACGAAGCCGGACTTAACAGGGAGAAGAACAGGAAAAAAATCTTCTTCTAAAACATATAATCAAAAAAATAAACGATAA
- a CDS encoding exodeoxyribonuclease III, whose protein sequence is MKLVSWNVNGIRACVKKGFLDYFQHMDADIFCLQETKLQEGQISLELEGYHQYWNYAMRKGYSGTSIFTKKEPLAVSYGFNDDQIEPEGRIITCEFDSFYLVNVYTPNSKRDLSRLGERLEWEDTLRMYLLDLDQHKPVVLCGDLNVAHTEIDLKNDKSNRGNSGFTDEERGKMTMLLQKGFVDSFRYLHPEKDDAFSWWSYMSKVRERNIGWRIDYFIVSNRLSPAIKSAEIHSEILGSDHCPVYLELE, encoded by the coding sequence ATGAAATTAGTATCATGGAATGTAAATGGAATTAGAGCGTGTGTGAAAAAAGGATTTTTAGATTATTTTCAACATATGGACGCAGATATTTTTTGCCTTCAAGAAACAAAGCTTCAAGAAGGGCAAATCTCATTAGAGTTAGAGGGCTACCATCAATATTGGAACTATGCGATGCGAAAGGGATATTCAGGAACGTCCATATTCACTAAAAAGGAACCACTCGCTGTCTCATATGGTTTCAATGATGACCAGATAGAGCCAGAAGGAAGGATCATTACATGTGAGTTTGATTCTTTTTATTTGGTGAATGTTTATACCCCTAATTCAAAGAGGGATCTGTCAAGATTGGGTGAACGTCTGGAGTGGGAGGATACTTTAAGGATGTATCTTCTTGATTTGGATCAACATAAACCTGTTGTTCTATGTGGGGACCTGAATGTCGCACATACCGAAATAGATTTGAAAAATGACAAATCAAATCGAGGGAATTCAGGCTTTACAGATGAAGAGCGCGGGAAAATGACGATGCTGCTCCAGAAAGGTTTTGTGGATAGCTTTCGATATTTACATCCAGAAAAGGATGATGCCTTTAGTTGGTGGTCTTATATGAGTAAAGTGCGTGAACGGAATATTGGGTGGAGAATTGATTACTTTATTGTGTCCAATCGTTTATCCCCTGCAATAAAGAGTGCGGAAATTCATTCTGAAATCCTGGGAAGTGATCACTGTCCTGTATACTTAGAGTTAGAGTAG
- a CDS encoding CAP domain-containing protein, translating to MRRLFFLIMIVAFAYISKPAWEDKVEATEFNSVLTKIEEIKNSPKVKDTFDQLYNEVNLLLIKLDESFRDLEDPSDTKDENPVEKPALTVPSDQTFSIYNIVMGDSKDKLEQELGEAKRKSTNEYGVSWNAYHENYRNFLMVSYDENNRVNGLYTNQDLLSSSSGIEMGVSKEVVQNELGEPLSNIRKGLTLYQLQNNGEQEVYQVDGSYVTVFYDKHENDTVTAIQIIDESLEASKKNFYSEASNELKEGFEFQLFDLTNATRVEKGFNVLSWDDQVRDTARKHSLDMAEQDYFSHTNLEGESPFDRMEEDQVSFRTAGENLAYGQLSSIHAHEGLMNSKGHRENILQPHYEHLGVGVAFNEKEQPYFTENFYSK from the coding sequence TTGAGACGATTGTTTTTTCTTATTATGATAGTTGCTTTTGCCTATATATCAAAACCCGCATGGGAAGACAAAGTGGAAGCAACAGAATTCAATTCTGTGCTCACAAAAATTGAAGAAATAAAGAACAGTCCTAAAGTGAAAGACACCTTCGATCAACTTTACAACGAAGTAAACCTTCTGCTCATAAAGTTGGACGAGTCATTTAGAGATCTCGAAGATCCCTCTGATACAAAGGATGAGAACCCTGTAGAAAAACCTGCTTTAACAGTACCAAGTGATCAAACCTTTTCTATCTATAATATTGTAATGGGAGATTCAAAAGATAAACTTGAACAGGAGCTGGGAGAGGCCAAGAGAAAATCCACTAATGAATACGGTGTTTCCTGGAATGCATATCACGAAAACTACCGTAATTTCTTAATGGTTTCTTATGATGAAAATAACCGGGTTAACGGCCTTTACACCAATCAAGACCTCCTTTCCTCCTCATCAGGTATCGAAATGGGGGTATCCAAAGAGGTGGTTCAGAATGAACTCGGTGAACCACTCTCAAATATCCGAAAAGGATTGACTCTATATCAGCTCCAAAACAATGGTGAACAGGAAGTCTATCAAGTGGATGGAAGCTACGTAACCGTGTTCTATGACAAGCATGAAAATGACACCGTCACGGCCATACAAATAATCGATGAAAGCCTGGAAGCAAGTAAGAAGAATTTCTATTCAGAAGCAAGTAACGAGTTGAAAGAAGGATTTGAATTCCAGCTTTTCGATTTAACAAATGCTACACGTGTCGAAAAAGGGTTTAATGTTCTCTCATGGGATGATCAAGTTAGAGACACTGCTAGAAAACATAGTCTGGATATGGCAGAGCAGGACTACTTCAGTCATACGAATTTGGAAGGTGAATCCCCATTTGACCGTATGGAAGAAGATCAGGTATCCTTCCGTACCGCAGGCGAAAATTTAGCCTACGGTCAATTAAGTTCAATCCACGCACATGAAGGATTAATGAACTCAAAAGGTCACAGGGAAAACATCCTGCAACCTCATTATGAACATCTAGGCGTAGGAGTCGCATTTAACGAAAAAGAACAGCCATATTTCACAGAGAATTTTTATAGTAAATAG
- a CDS encoding PRK06851 family protein, with the protein MKGKVRHYYAGGNTAKGFYSLYDSVLNGLERIYILKGGPGTGKSSLMKSVGERFEGKGLEVDYLHCASDNHSIDGVLLPEFGVGIVDGTAPHIIEPKAPGVIEEYVNLGAAWDSNKLLPHKEEILGLNDKIGSFFQKAYDTFAASLSAHDDIEEIYISNMNFPKANELADELISLFFDNKSLSKPSTVKHRFLGAATPDGAVDYIQNLTEDVGKRYFIKGRAGSGKSTMLKKIASAGEEKGYDVEVYHCGFDPNSLDMLIIREKGIAIFDSTAPHEYFPDRESDEIIDMYERCITQGTDEKYAADIERTTKAYKDKMKEAISYLKEAKCLREQLESIYIRAMDFSKVNTIREEIFQEINELIKK; encoded by the coding sequence ATGAAAGGAAAGGTTCGTCATTATTATGCTGGGGGAAATACGGCTAAAGGCTTTTACAGTCTATATGATTCGGTGTTAAATGGATTAGAGCGGATTTATATCCTTAAGGGTGGTCCCGGGACCGGTAAATCCTCATTGATGAAGTCGGTTGGAGAACGATTTGAGGGTAAAGGGTTAGAGGTTGATTATTTACATTGCGCTTCCGATAATCACTCAATCGATGGCGTTCTACTCCCGGAATTTGGGGTTGGCATTGTGGATGGGACGGCTCCTCATATTATAGAACCGAAAGCACCCGGCGTTATTGAAGAATATGTGAATTTAGGAGCGGCATGGGACTCAAATAAACTTTTGCCGCACAAAGAGGAAATCCTTGGCTTAAACGATAAAATCGGCTCATTCTTTCAGAAAGCATACGATACCTTTGCCGCATCCCTGAGTGCCCATGATGACATAGAAGAAATCTACATTTCCAACATGAACTTCCCAAAAGCGAATGAATTAGCAGATGAGTTAATTTCACTCTTCTTTGATAATAAGAGTCTTTCTAAACCCTCTACTGTCAAACATCGGTTCTTAGGTGCCGCTACTCCTGATGGGGCAGTTGACTACATTCAGAATTTAACAGAGGATGTCGGTAAGCGCTACTTCATCAAAGGGCGTGCAGGATCCGGAAAGTCAACGATGTTAAAGAAAATTGCTTCTGCTGGAGAAGAGAAGGGTTATGACGTAGAGGTTTATCATTGTGGATTTGACCCTAATAGTCTTGATATGTTGATCATTAGAGAAAAAGGAATCGCTATTTTCGATAGTACAGCACCACATGAATATTTTCCTGACCGGGAATCTGATGAAATCATCGATATGTATGAACGATGCATCACCCAAGGGACAGATGAAAAATATGCTGCCGATATAGAACGAACGACAAAAGCTTATAAGGATAAAATGAAAGAAGCAATCTCATATCTTAAAGAAGCTAAGTGTCTTCGTGAACAACTTGAATCCATCTATATAAGAGCAATGGACTTTTCAAAGGTGAATACGATTAGAGAAGAAATCTTTCAGGAAATAAATGAGTTAATAAAGAAGTAG
- a CDS encoding TIGR00266 family protein yields the protein MNSHEIEYKLHGDDMQFVEIELDPGESAVAEAGGMMMMEDGIEMETIFGDGSKGSGTGGFLGKLVGAGKRVLTGESLFMTVFTNEGRGKKHVSFAAPYPGKIIPVDLSELGGKVVCQKDAFLCAAKGVSVGIDFQKKLGTGFFGGEGFIMQKLEGDGLAFLHAGGTIYRKELQPGEMLRVDTGCLVAMTKDVDYNIEYVGKIKSAFLGGEGLFFATVRGPGTVWIQSLPFSRLAERIYASAPQGGGRSTGEGSLLGGIGDFLNGDD from the coding sequence ATGAATTCACATGAAATTGAGTATAAATTGCATGGGGACGATATGCAGTTTGTTGAAATAGAATTGGATCCAGGAGAAAGTGCCGTAGCCGAAGCTGGTGGAATGATGATGATGGAAGACGGCATAGAGATGGAAACGATCTTTGGAGATGGTTCCAAGGGTAGCGGGACCGGGGGGTTTTTAGGAAAGCTTGTTGGTGCAGGGAAGCGTGTATTAACGGGTGAAAGCTTGTTCATGACCGTATTCACCAATGAGGGGAGGGGTAAAAAGCATGTATCATTCGCTGCCCCTTATCCAGGAAAAATCATCCCGGTTGATCTAAGTGAATTAGGCGGTAAAGTTGTTTGTCAAAAGGATGCCTTTCTATGTGCAGCAAAAGGAGTTTCTGTTGGGATCGATTTTCAAAAGAAATTAGGAACAGGCTTCTTCGGCGGTGAAGGATTTATTATGCAGAAGCTTGAGGGCGACGGATTAGCCTTTCTTCATGCAGGAGGTACGATCTATAGAAAAGAACTTCAACCTGGCGAAATGTTACGGGTAGATACGGGTTGCTTAGTGGCCATGACGAAAGATGTGGACTACAATATCGAGTACGTCGGAAAGATTAAATCTGCCTTCCTTGGAGGAGAAGGATTGTTTTTTGCTACAGTCCGTGGACCTGGAACTGTCTGGATTCAGTCACTTCCATTCAGTCGTTTAGCTGAAAGAATTTATGCAAGTGCTCCCCAGGGCGGAGGTCGTTCGACTGGTGAGGGAAGTTTACTTGGTGGAATCGGTGATTTTCTAAACGGAGACGATTGA
- a CDS encoding SRPBCC family protein: MVRGIHHVNVHASQSHVWEFIRDMNAWAPLVHGYKEHSIVSGVQSTWKFTIHYGVVSKRVHVKVLITDWKEPSHVKFILSGINQKFTGVGFFKAEKVNSSNTAMTGCLKIESSSSLAKILESTFDKMVQELTRELTEAVGEAIEREVT, from the coding sequence ATGGTACGGGGAATTCATCATGTTAACGTACATGCTTCACAATCACATGTATGGGAATTCATTCGTGATATGAATGCATGGGCTCCTCTTGTTCATGGATACAAGGAGCATTCCATTGTTTCTGGCGTTCAATCGACGTGGAAATTCACCATTCATTATGGGGTGGTGAGCAAAAGGGTTCATGTGAAAGTACTTATTACAGATTGGAAGGAACCATCTCATGTGAAGTTTATATTAAGTGGGATCAATCAAAAGTTTACTGGTGTAGGCTTTTTTAAAGCTGAAAAAGTAAACTCTTCCAATACGGCTATGACTGGATGTTTAAAGATTGAATCCTCAAGTTCACTGGCTAAAATCCTTGAATCTACATTTGATAAAATGGTCCAAGAGCTCACAAGGGAGCTAACTGAAGCGGTTGGAGAAGCAATCGAGAGAGAAGTGACCTAA
- a CDS encoding DsbA family oxidoreductase, translating into MKIEIWSDYVCPFCYIGKRHLEEALQQFPQRDQVDIVFKSFELDPNAPVHTEMSIQEILSKKYGTSLEQAKNMTDSMTQQAATVGLDFRFDTSIPTNTFDAHRLTKYAETKGKEAELTEILLHAHFTLSKHIGDKETLLGLAKQAGLEEIESKAVLEGSDFSQDVRTDEEQARQIGVQGVPFFVINRKYAISGAQPSDVFLNSIQKVWEEENEASPLQPLGAEGMACDENGCDVPPSKS; encoded by the coding sequence ATGAAAATTGAAATTTGGTCAGATTATGTATGTCCATTTTGTTATATAGGAAAACGCCATTTAGAAGAAGCGCTTCAACAATTCCCTCAAAGAGATCAAGTTGACATTGTGTTTAAAAGCTTTGAGCTAGATCCCAATGCGCCAGTCCATACAGAAATGAGTATTCAAGAAATTCTTTCAAAAAAGTATGGTACGTCTCTTGAACAAGCAAAAAACATGACAGACAGCATGACGCAGCAAGCGGCAACCGTTGGTCTGGATTTTCGTTTTGATACCAGTATTCCGACGAATACTTTCGACGCCCATCGCCTGACAAAATATGCGGAAACGAAGGGGAAGGAAGCAGAGCTTACTGAAATACTGTTACACGCTCACTTTACTCTTTCAAAGCATATTGGTGACAAGGAAACTCTGTTAGGATTAGCGAAACAAGCCGGATTAGAGGAAATAGAATCAAAAGCTGTTTTAGAAGGCAGTGACTTCTCTCAAGATGTCCGAACTGATGAAGAACAAGCAAGACAAATTGGAGTACAAGGTGTACCATTCTTTGTGATTAACCGTAAATACGCTATTTCAGGTGCGCAGCCAAGTGACGTTTTCTTGAATTCCATCCAAAAAGTTTGGGAGGAGGAAAATGAAGCTTCACCACTACAACCTCTTGGAGCTGAGGGGATGGCTTGTGATGAAAATGGATGCGATGTTCCACCATCTAAATCGTAA
- a CDS encoding helicase-related protein, giving the protein MQNLHILREEAIEETKRKIEDDITLYLEKHENCPSFREYVSERSAFFHQIWTNIWLNKVTNDVLRSHKKAFLRKKGYDIEGTDKKLINKLFRNEIRDFEPFHILNWLNENPPSADAWKGRHQHVRENYLKKIEEKKQAALQKDIQKEIISFINTQMEEFELHWYVELRYLFAKKFIHDLGTKTKFRHTEPYMLEEKLEDEGKFTSDSFTTVSDFLKEFTGSIHKKSENWDGHVWEYETYFYPYERFVFYYSEQVVYRSLLDQMPEKLLTDYVKIFGQQLSEERLSRLSHHFLLTLKSTFFTMIQEEYVVDLFKLIEYPFDEKMHLSIYERDIKEREKRKAAELAELKRKLEEEQRMLEDIFGREYSPSFRGDIKYILHIGETNTGKTHHAISRMKEADSGMYLAPLRLLALEVFDTLNADGVPCNLKTGEEEKEVFNAKHTSSTVEMFREKDEYEVIVIDEAQMLADQDRGFSWYRAITKARAKEVHIIGSENVRELLLELVGEGNIEVHNYKREIPLQVESKEFQLRHAKKGDALVCFSRKKVLDTASRLQNNGHKVSMIYGSMPPETRKRQMMQFIKGKTNMIVATDAIGMGLNLPIRRIVFLETDKFDGTRRRRLTSQEVKQIAGRAGRKGLYNEGKVAFTKDIKVMKELLDQPDRSLETFAIAPTSGVFERFQRYYHDLDTFFYLWEKFKSPYGTEKATLYEEKELYELIRGTDIEAKLTLNDLYGFLHLPFSKKEAQLTEQWLECMYAIVHGEELPEPAIKNKNLEQKEVSYKAVGLHLLFLYRLGRQTEAYYWERIRSEIADGVHESLRTEVTSMTQTCKQCGKKLPPNFGFPICDRCHAARVKRRTRRRPPYSNS; this is encoded by the coding sequence GTGCAAAACCTTCACATACTTAGAGAAGAAGCCATAGAGGAAACAAAACGAAAAATAGAAGATGATATCACACTTTACTTAGAGAAACATGAAAATTGTCCTTCATTCAGGGAGTATGTTAGTGAAAGAAGTGCCTTCTTTCACCAAATCTGGACGAATATCTGGCTTAACAAAGTAACCAACGATGTTCTTAGGAGCCATAAAAAAGCCTTTTTAAGAAAGAAAGGCTATGATATCGAGGGGACAGATAAGAAACTGATAAACAAATTATTTCGCAATGAAATTAGAGATTTTGAGCCATTTCATATTTTGAACTGGTTAAACGAAAATCCACCTTCAGCAGACGCGTGGAAAGGGCGCCATCAACATGTAAGAGAAAATTATCTGAAAAAAATTGAAGAAAAAAAACAGGCAGCACTCCAAAAAGATATCCAAAAAGAAATCATCTCCTTCATAAACACTCAAATGGAAGAGTTTGAGCTACATTGGTATGTGGAGTTACGGTATTTATTTGCAAAGAAATTTATACATGATTTAGGAACAAAAACAAAATTCCGACATACGGAACCATATATGCTGGAAGAAAAACTGGAAGATGAAGGGAAATTCACCAGTGATTCCTTTACAACGGTATCTGACTTTCTTAAGGAATTTACCGGCTCCATTCACAAGAAGAGCGAGAACTGGGATGGGCATGTGTGGGAATATGAAACCTATTTCTATCCATACGAACGATTCGTATTCTATTATTCAGAGCAAGTTGTATATCGCTCTCTTCTTGATCAAATGCCGGAAAAATTATTGACGGATTACGTTAAAATATTCGGTCAACAGTTATCAGAAGAACGCTTGAGCAGACTTAGTCACCATTTTCTCCTGACGTTGAAATCAACCTTTTTCACCATGATTCAAGAGGAGTATGTCGTGGATTTATTCAAACTTATAGAATATCCATTTGATGAGAAAATGCACCTTTCCATTTACGAAAGAGACATAAAAGAGCGGGAGAAGAGAAAGGCTGCTGAGTTAGCGGAGTTAAAACGGAAGCTAGAAGAAGAGCAGCGAATGCTGGAAGATATATTCGGAAGGGAGTACAGTCCTTCATTTCGGGGTGATATCAAGTATATTCTCCACATTGGGGAAACCAATACAGGGAAAACCCATCATGCCATCAGCCGGATGAAAGAAGCCGATAGCGGCATGTATTTGGCCCCACTCAGACTTCTGGCACTGGAGGTATTTGATACATTAAATGCTGATGGAGTACCTTGTAATCTGAAAACAGGAGAAGAGGAAAAAGAGGTTTTTAATGCAAAACATACTTCCTCCACAGTTGAAATGTTTCGTGAAAAAGACGAATATGAAGTGATTGTTATTGACGAAGCTCAAATGCTGGCCGATCAGGATAGAGGTTTCTCTTGGTACCGTGCCATTACGAAAGCGAGGGCGAAAGAGGTCCATATCATCGGGAGTGAAAACGTTCGAGAGCTGCTTTTGGAATTAGTCGGAGAAGGGAACATCGAGGTTCATAATTATAAAAGAGAAATTCCACTGCAAGTCGAATCAAAAGAATTTCAACTGCGGCATGCGAAAAAAGGGGATGCTCTCGTTTGCTTTTCCCGGAAGAAAGTATTAGATACAGCTTCAAGGTTGCAAAATAATGGTCATAAAGTGAGCATGATCTACGGTAGCATGCCTCCTGAAACAAGAAAGAGACAAATGATGCAATTTATTAAAGGGAAAACGAACATGATTGTAGCAACAGATGCAATTGGAATGGGTTTAAATTTACCGATACGAAGAATCGTATTCCTGGAAACCGATAAATTTGACGGAACGAGAAGGAGAAGGCTGACATCCCAGGAAGTAAAGCAGATTGCAGGCCGTGCTGGTAGAAAAGGTCTTTATAATGAAGGGAAAGTCGCTTTCACAAAGGATATTAAAGTGATGAAAGAACTTTTGGATCAGCCCGATCGCTCTCTCGAAACATTCGCCATCGCACCGACAAGTGGTGTGTTTGAACGTTTTCAACGCTATTACCATGACCTTGACACGTTTTTCTATTTATGGGAGAAATTCAAAAGTCCTTACGGAACAGAGAAAGCTACTCTATACGAAGAAAAAGAGCTATATGAATTAATCCGTGGGACCGATATTGAGGCGAAGCTAACATTAAATGATCTGTACGGTTTTTTACATCTTCCCTTTTCGAAAAAAGAGGCTCAGTTAACTGAGCAGTGGTTAGAGTGTATGTACGCCATTGTACACGGAGAAGAATTACCGGAACCAGCTATTAAGAATAAAAACCTGGAACAAAAAGAGGTTTCCTATAAGGCTGTTGGTCTGCATCTCTTGTTCTTATATCGTTTAGGTAGACAAACAGAGGCATATTACTGGGAGCGAATTCGAAGTGAAATCGCTGATGGAGTACACGAAAGTCTCAGAACAGAGGTCACCAGTATGACTCAAACGTGTAAACAATGTGGAAAGAAACTCCCTCCAAACTTTGGGTTTCCTATATGTGATCGGTGCCATGCAGCCAGAGTAAAAAGAAGAACGAGAAGAAGGCCTCCTTATTCGAATTCATGA
- the speD gene encoding adenosylmethionine decarboxylase — protein sequence MKLSHEERIQLHEFNNLTKSLSFNMYDICYTKTREEREAYIEYIDEQYNADRLTKILTHVSDIIGAHVLNVSKQDYVPQGASVTILVSEGPIVEVPTEHFDESPGPLPSTVTMHLDKSHITVHTYPEYHPHEGISTFRADIDVSTCGEISPLKALNYLIHSFDTDIMTMDYRVRGFTRDINGRKLFIDHDINSIQNYIPEEIKDEYHMIDVNVYPQNIFHTKCKLKEFDLNNYLFGYTKDKLDESEMDEITDKVKMEMDEIFYGKNIPKP from the coding sequence ATGAAATTATCTCATGAAGAACGGATTCAACTACATGAATTTAATAACTTAACGAAGTCATTGAGTTTTAATATGTACGATATTTGCTATACTAAGACCCGTGAAGAACGTGAAGCGTATATTGAATATATCGATGAACAATACAATGCTGATCGGTTAACAAAAATCCTGACACATGTATCGGATATTATTGGCGCACACGTCTTGAACGTTTCTAAGCAGGATTATGTCCCGCAGGGAGCTAGTGTGACAATCCTGGTTTCTGAAGGGCCGATAGTTGAAGTGCCTACGGAACATTTTGATGAATCTCCGGGACCACTACCATCCACAGTTACGATGCACCTTGATAAGAGCCATATCACAGTTCATACGTATCCAGAGTATCATCCTCACGAAGGGATTTCTACTTTCCGGGCAGATATAGATGTCTCTACTTGCGGGGAAATTTCTCCACTTAAGGCGTTGAATTATCTTATTCACTCCTTCGACACAGACATCATGACGATGGATTATCGGGTGAGAGGATTTACACGTGATATCAACGGACGAAAATTATTTATCGATCATGATATTAATTCAATTCAGAATTACATACCAGAGGAAATCAAAGATGAATATCACATGATCGATGTAAATGTGTATCCTCAGAATATTTTTCATACAAAATGTAAGTTGAAAGAATTTGATTTAAATAACTATTTATTCGGCTATACAAAAGATAAACTGGATGAAAGTGAAATGGATGAAATTACAGATAAAGTGAAAATGGAAATGGATGAAATTTTTTACGGTAAGAACATTCCTAAGCCATGA
- a CDS encoding branched-chain amino acid aminotransferase translates to MLRKRLLQYIEESKATVSLFQQEKEYAVKHGLLLDARDISTPESGSRYQDAYIERCNKETEDLIKNEPVTFLDQPIGYLKEHKNEFIFLESNWFDVIGVDAVSLEVDDVFGTYDAMLGLKLQKKYRTHIVQYLEGRLQGETSYDLLFNGEDGLWDLNITLNDHPDFHEGLSMLAVYELIYDFLFLLLQTVDEA, encoded by the coding sequence ATGTTACGAAAAAGATTGCTGCAGTATATTGAAGAATCAAAAGCCACCGTTTCTTTATTTCAACAGGAAAAAGAATATGCAGTAAAGCATGGATTGTTGCTGGATGCTCGCGATATCTCTACTCCAGAGTCGGGTTCACGTTATCAAGATGCTTATATCGAGCGTTGTAATAAGGAAACAGAAGATCTAATCAAAAATGAACCTGTCACATTTCTTGATCAGCCTATCGGCTACTTAAAAGAACATAAGAACGAGTTCATCTTCCTCGAATCAAATTGGTTTGATGTGATTGGAGTGGATGCTGTTTCATTGGAAGTGGATGATGTGTTCGGAACGTATGATGCGATGCTGGGGTTGAAGCTCCAAAAAAAATATCGTACACACATTGTCCAGTATTTAGAAGGAAGGCTTCAAGGAGAAACGTCGTATGACTTATTGTTTAATGGGGAAGATGGATTATGGGATCTAAACATCACATTAAACGATCACCCGGATTTTCATGAAGGTTTATCGATGCTTGCTGTATATGAGCTCATATATGATTTCCTTTTTCTTCTCCTTCAAACGGTGGATGAGGCTTAA